The sequence below is a genomic window from Methanomassiliicoccales archaeon.
ATGTATGGGGTCGAGAGCGAGGAAATCGTCGATCAGATGGAGGAAGCCCTAGAAGGAGCCTTCGAAGATCCTGATAGAGTGGCGATAGTCCTCATCTGATCCTTCAATAGAGTCGTATTCTCATTATTCAGTGCCAGCGTTATTTATCCTCTTCGAATTTCAACGATGTTGAATTCATGCAGAACCTTCTTCCTGTAGGTTTTGGCCCATCGTCGAATACGTGACCGAGATGGCCACCGCACCGCGAGCAGTGTACCTCTGTTCTCTCCATTCCCAGAGCGATATCGGTCTCGTATTCCACTTTTTCCTCCGAGACCGGCTTGGAGAAGCTGGGCCAACCTGTTCCCGAGTCGTACTTGTCCTCCGAAGAGAATAAGAGATTTCCGCAGCCCGCGCACTGGTACTTTCCCTTTTTCTTGTTGTTCCAATACTCATTAGCGAACGCGAATTCGGTTCCCTTCTCCCTGAGGACATGGTATTGCTTCCTCGTTAGTATCTTCCGCCACTCCTCCTCCGTCTTCTCTACCTCGTGGATCATGATAACGCC
It includes:
- the msrB gene encoding peptide-methionine (R)-S-oxide reductase MsrB, encoding MIHEVEKTEEEWRKILTRKQYHVLREKGTEFAFANEYWNNKKKGKYQCAGCGNLLFSSEDKYDSGTGWPSFSKPVSEEKVEYETDIALGMERTEVHCSRCGGHLGHVFDDGPKPTGRRFCMNSTSLKFEEDK